A portion of the Scleropages formosus chromosome 13, fSclFor1.1, whole genome shotgun sequence genome contains these proteins:
- the LOC114912119 gene encoding protocadherin beta-16-like — protein sequence MTNDLRFRAVATMSGKSVGWQVALFFSLLASAVYGQVSYSIAEEMSQGSLVGNVVQGLGLDLRRFQLRNARIYTADSAEYMELDRERGLLLIKERIDRESLCGKTSPCTLHFQIILENPMEFSRVTVEITDINDNPPNFMKNEIRLEISESALPGARFLLEKAVDPDVGVNDLQSYILKPTDYFSLKLHSQTDGSKKVEMVLQKPLDREERDRMTLLLTALDGGDPPMSGTVQIHVSVLDANDNAPVFSQAIYKATITENASKGTILTTVSANDLDEGSNGKVMYSISKSMMSDLFDIDENNGEVRLAGHIDYEQANHYQIDIEAKNYGGLSDSSKIIVDVTDVNDNSPVINFMSTSTAVPEDSPLDTVIAMLTVQDPDSEHNGRVHCFVPENVPVNIRSTSTGFYNLITGMSLDRETQSDYNIIVICADDGVPSLSSSVTLHLNILDVNDNAPVFDKSSYDVFVTENNTPGLSVFSAKATDADWNQNARVSYFLEDKTVHGLSISSYVSVNPDTGLVQAVRSFDYEQMKDFHFLLKAQDGGSPPLSSNVTIRIFIQDQNDNAPQILYPIQSGTSAVAEMVPRSAEVGYLVTKVVAVDVDSGQNSWLSYKLLKATDRALFEVGLQTGEIRTVRPVSDKDAVKQKLTVVVEDNGHPARSATVNVNVVVADSFPEVLSEFSDFTHDKDYNDNLTFYLILALAVVSFLFIVSIMSIISVKCYRWRREQMFYKSGGNLPVIPYYPPLYADMGGTGTLQRVYNYEVCGTTDSRKSDMKYVRPCSESIISLDASGTQTLLHQQKGEMTENLENQVSHQI from the coding sequence ATGACGAACGATTTACGATTTCGTGCTGTGGCAACAATGTCGGGCAAGTCCGTGGGATGGCAAgtagcattgtttttttctctcctcgCTAGTGCAGTGTATGGGCAGGTTAGTTATTCCATTGCAGAGGAGATGTCTCAAGGATCGCTGGTCGGGAATGTAGTGCAAGGTTTGGGTTTAGATCTGAGAAGGTTTCAGTTGCGTAATGCCCGTATATACACTGCGGACAGCGCTGAGTACATGGAGCTGGACAGAGAAAGGGGGCTGCTTCTTAttaaagaaagaatagatcgcgAGTCGCTTTGTGGGAAAACATCTCCGTGCACCTTACACTTCCAGATCATTTTAGAAAACCCGATGGAATTTTCCCGAGTCACTGTAGAGATAACAGATATAAATGATAATCCACCGAATTTCATGAAGAATGAAATAAGGCTCGAAATAAGCGAATCAGCGCTACCGGGAGCCAGATTCTTGTTAGAGAAAGCGGTTGATCCTGATGTTGGTGTTAACGATCTTCAAAGCTATATCCTTAAACCGACCGATTATTTTTCCCTTAAATTGCACAGTCAGACTGACGGAAGTAAAAAGGTTGAAATGGTTTTACAGAAACCACTGGACAGGGAAGAGCGGGACCGTATGACGCTGTTATTGACGGCTTTGGATGGTGGAGACCCTCCGATGTCTGGTACTGTGCAGATACATGTTTCTGTACTCGATGCTAATGACAATGCTCCTGTTTTTAGCCAGGCGATTTACAAGGCCACCATTACAGAGAACGCGTCCAAAGGTACTATTTTGACTACAGTTAGCGCAAATGATTTAGATGAGGGTTCTAATGGTAAAGTGATGTATTCGATTTCAAAAAGCATGATGTCGGATTTATTTGACATCGACGAAAATAACGGAGAAGTCAGGCTAGCTGGTCATATCGATTATGAACAAGCTAACCATTATCAGATTGATATCGAAGCAAAGAATTACGGGGGGCTTTCGGattccagtaaaataattgtagatgTTACTGATGTGAATGACAACAGCCCTGTAATCAATTTCATGTCAACCTCAACTGCAGTACCAGAGGATTCTCCTTTGGACACGGTCATTGCTATGTTGACAGTGCAGGACCCAGACTCCGAGCATAACGGGAGGGTTCACTGTTTTGTGCCGGAAAATGTCCCAGTTAATATTAGATCGACATCCACTGGTTTCTACAATCTGATAACAGGAATGTCTCTGGACAGAGAAACACAGTCTGATTATAACATCATTGTGATCTGTGCCGACGACGGAGTCCCGTCGCTCTCCAGCAGCGTTACTCTCCACTTGAACATTTTGGATGTGAACGATAACGCGCCTGTATTTGACAAAAGCTCATATGATGTTTTCGTAACTGAGAACAATACACCGGGACTTTCTGTGTTCTCGGCAAAAGCCACTGATGCAGACTGGAACCAGAACGCCCGTGTTTCCTACTTTCTAGAGGACAAAACAGTTCATGGCTTGTCAATTTCTTCATACGTGTCTGTTAATCCCGATACCGGACTTGTACAGGCAGTTCGATCATTTGATTACGAGCAAATGAAGGATTTCCATTTTCTCCTCAAAGCGCAGGATGGAGGTTCACCTCCACTGAGCAGCAATGTTACTATCAGAATATTTATCCAGGACCAAAATGACAACGCGCCTCAGATTCTCTACCCAATACAGAGCGGTACCTCTGCGGTGGCTGAAATGGTGCCTCGTTCAGCAGAAGTCGGATATCTGGTCACTAAAGTGGTGGCTGTTGATGTGGACTCTGGACAGAATTCCTGGCTCtcatacaaactgctgaaagCCACAGACAGGGCGCTCTTTGAGGTGGGTTTACAGACGGGAGAAATCAGAACTGTCCGCCCGGTCAGTGATAAAGATGCTGTGAAACAGAAGCTCACTGTTGTAGTGGAGGACAACGGACATCCCGCCCGTTCAGCTACGGTCAATGTGAACGTGGTGGTGGCCGACAGCTTCCCCGAAGTGCTCTCGGAATTCAGCGACTTTACGCACGACAAGGATTATAACGACAAcctgactttttatttaatactggCCTTGGCTGTTGTCTCCTTCCTTTTTATCGTCTCCATCATGTCTATAATATCAGTGAAGTGCTACAGATGGAGGCGAGAGCAGATGTTTTATAAATCCGGTGGGAATCTCCCAGTCATTCCGTACTATCCACCACTTTACGCAGACATGGGAGGTACAGGAACTCTACAGCGAGTGTACAATTACGAGGTTTGCGGGACCACTGACTCCAGGAAGAGTGACATGAAGTATGTCAGACCCTGTAGTGAGAGCATTATTAGTTTGGATGCCAGTGGAACTCAAACATTACTGCATCAGCAGAAAGGAGAGATGACTGAGAATCTCGAAAACCAGGTGAGCCATCAGATCTGA